A genomic region of Flavobacteriales bacterium contains the following coding sequences:
- the nirK gene encoding nitrite reductase, copper-containing has translation MNATFKNRLIIPALLVVVAGAFSIISCNKQASDKTLSVDDIIAMKTTGEENAELTAPPFVPKPVGDRAPKKLIVNMEIVEKEMEMDNGVKYTYWTFGGSVPGSFIRTRVGDEIEFHLKNHPDNKLPHNIDLHAVTGQGGGAASSFVAPGHEVTFSFKVINQGIFIYHCATAPVGMHIANGMYGLILVEPEGGLPKVDKEYYVVQGDFYTKGSYGETGLQAFDMNKAIKEDADYVVFNGKVGSLTGDNAITAKVGETVRLFVGNGGPNLVSSFHVIGEIFDKVYVEGGELINKNVQTTLIPAGGAAIVEFKCEVPGTFILVDHSIIRTFNKGSLGMLKVTGEENKTIYSGKQQDGIYNPEGGVIQELPNEPKNTPAKNYTMTERIELGKQIYMKTCFACHQNNGQGLPNAFPPLAGSDYFKDDVNKAIDAVVNGLTGSITVNGKQFNSVMPKQVMSDDDIANVLNYVTSSWGNGKQQITPEMVKARRK, from the coding sequence ATGAACGCAACTTTTAAAAATCGGTTAATTATTCCTGCACTATTAGTAGTAGTGGCGGGGGCGTTTTCAATCATTTCCTGCAATAAGCAAGCGAGTGATAAAACCCTTAGTGTGGATGACATTATTGCAATGAAAACAACTGGAGAAGAAAACGCAGAATTGACTGCTCCACCCTTTGTGCCAAAACCTGTGGGTGATAGAGCTCCAAAAAAGCTCATTGTAAATATGGAAATTGTTGAAAAAGAAATGGAAATGGACAATGGTGTGAAATATACCTATTGGACTTTTGGAGGCTCGGTTCCGGGCAGTTTTATCCGAACCAGAGTGGGTGATGAAATAGAGTTTCACTTAAAAAACCATCCAGACAACAAATTGCCGCACAATATTGACCTACATGCCGTTACCGGACAGGGCGGTGGTGCAGCATCTTCATTTGTTGCACCCGGACACGAGGTAACCTTTTCGTTTAAAGTAATCAATCAGGGTATATTCATATACCACTGTGCTACTGCCCCCGTAGGTATGCACATTGCCAACGGTATGTACGGTTTAATTTTGGTAGAACCCGAAGGTGGATTGCCAAAAGTGGACAAAGAATATTATGTAGTGCAAGGAGATTTCTACACCAAAGGAAGTTATGGTGAAACCGGTTTGCAGGCTTTTGATATGAACAAAGCAATAAAAGAAGATGCAGATTATGTTGTATTCAATGGTAAAGTAGGTTCATTAACTGGCGACAACGCCATTACGGCAAAAGTTGGCGAAACAGTACGTTTGTTTGTCGGAAACGGTGGTCCTAACTTAGTTTCTTCATTCCACGTAATCGGAGAAATCTTTGACAAAGTATATGTAGAAGGCGGTGAATTGATCAACAAAAATGTGCAAACCACACTGATACCAGCAGGTGGGGCGGCCATTGTAGAGTTTAAATGCGAAGTGCCCGGCACATTTATTTTGGTTGACCATTCAATTATTAGAACATTCAACAAAGGCTCATTGGGTATGCTCAAAGTTACAGGAGAAGAGAATAAAACTATCTATTCTGGCAAACAGCAAGATGGAATATACAACCCTGAGGGAGGTGTTATTCAAGAATTGCCGAATGAACCAAAAAATACACCTGCCAAAAATTATACAATGACTGAAAGAATTGAATTGGGCAAACAGATTTATATGAAAACGTGTTTTGCCTGCCATCAAAATAATGGTCAAGGATTGCCCAATGCCTTCCCTCCTCTTGCTGGTTCTGACTACTTCAAAGACGACGTAAACAAGGCCATAGATGCGGTGGTAAACGGACTTACTGGCAGTATTACCGTAAACGGGAAACAATTCAACTCGGTTATGCCAAAACAAGTTATGTCGGATGATGACATAGCCAATGTACTAAACTATGTTACCAGCAGTTGGGGCAATGGCAAACAACAAATTACCCCAGAGATGGTAAAAGCTAGAAGAAAATAA
- a CDS encoding CbbQ/NirQ/NorQ/GpvN family protein yields the protein MNPNQIKDGADAANAPYYKVIGKETVVFEHAWQNKLPVLLKGPTGSGKTRLIEYMSHQLNTTLITVSCHEETSSTDLIGRYIIKGSETLWVDGPMTQAVKKGYILYLDEVAEARPDVMVAIHSLTDHRRQLFIDKLGESIDAHPQFMLVASFNPGYQKGYKELKPSTRQRFVSLWFDYPLPDVESEIIQKETAIDQSTATKIVALANKIRNLHEMGLTETASTRLLVNAAKLIQSGLPKRLSVKCAIAQALTDDKESLTALNDLCDLMI from the coding sequence ATGAACCCAAATCAAATAAAAGACGGTGCAGATGCAGCAAATGCCCCTTACTATAAAGTAATTGGAAAAGAAACTGTGGTGTTTGAACACGCCTGGCAAAACAAACTGCCTGTGTTGCTTAAAGGCCCCACCGGCAGTGGCAAAACTCGCCTCATCGAATACATGTCTCACCAATTGAATACTACATTAATAACGGTGAGCTGCCATGAAGAAACATCGTCAACCGATTTGATTGGAAGATATATTATTAAAGGCAGCGAAACGCTTTGGGTAGATGGACCAATGACTCAAGCCGTAAAAAAAGGATATATTCTGTATTTGGACGAGGTGGCCGAAGCCAGACCCGATGTTATGGTTGCCATACACTCGCTTACCGACCACCGACGACAGTTGTTTATTGACAAACTGGGGGAGAGCATTGATGCCCACCCCCAGTTTATGTTGGTGGCATCCTTCAATCCGGGTTATCAAAAAGGATATAAAGAGCTAAAACCATCAACTCGGCAACGTTTTGTCTCGCTTTGGTTTGACTACCCTTTGCCAGATGTGGAATCGGAAATAATTCAAAAAGAAACCGCAATAGACCAAAGCACGGCCACTAAAATAGTTGCCCTTGCCAACAAAATACGCAATTTGCACGAAATGGGATTGACCGAAACAGCCTCGACGCGGTTGCTGGTAAACGCCGCCAAACTGATACAGAGCGGGTTGCCAAAACGGCTCTCGGTGAAATGTGCCATTGCCCAAGCCCTTACAGACGACAAAGAGTCGCTTACGGCTCTCAATGATCTTTGCGACTTAATGATTTGA
- a CDS encoding M48 family metalloprotease, translating into MNVKNVLILLLLTYCFQQVSGQSEFSVPSVGEYAKTEFLYFEKETVKELKLGINSSEYKKDLKRLYNAKKDMVYNMAMNDHIFFSTDWENYLTNIAYTITSNNAQFAMLNRTQVVLSSYFWPNAFSVGEGTIVINPGLISVLENEDQLAFVICHEFAHFLLKHSEKMFVEVLQKQESEEIEARLKNINNSEYYKLTKFKDLLKTFLYETNNHIRANEKQADSLGLVLYLNTHYKPEEALNTIQILENLNKKKKYDIDVFEKLGADSMGIDQNTILSESKKEGSWIDLDSLKTHPDCEERFNILARRLKSDRKFDNQIPSTTADDNFSHFKKEMKYFKIHCYLQFDRLDLALLECWNMMKHGDSNLYLQKMENYIIASFAYARTKHRIGTVCSYPNDSMSLAQKQLSNMLYGMRFKALIENLNAYAESKYYEKFDDEISIYSAALLAYCLKDEGQLKIWRDKYLENFYNQVPERYNTIKYLIL; encoded by the coding sequence ATGAATGTTAAAAATGTGCTAATCCTATTGCTACTCACCTACTGTTTTCAGCAGGTTTCTGGACAAAGTGAGTTTAGTGTGCCTTCTGTTGGGGAATATGCAAAGACCGAGTTTTTGTATTTTGAAAAAGAAACCGTTAAAGAGCTAAAACTTGGCATCAACTCATCGGAATACAAAAAAGATTTAAAACGGCTCTACAATGCCAAAAAAGACATGGTGTATAACATGGCCATGAACGACCACATCTTTTTTTCGACCGATTGGGAAAACTACTTAACAAACATTGCATACACCATAACCAGCAACAATGCCCAGTTTGCCATGCTAAACCGAACCCAGGTGGTTTTGAGCAGTTATTTTTGGCCCAATGCATTTAGTGTAGGGGAAGGCACCATTGTTATAAATCCGGGATTGATTTCGGTGCTTGAAAATGAGGATCAGCTTGCCTTTGTTATATGCCATGAATTTGCCCATTTTTTATTGAAACACTCCGAAAAAATGTTTGTAGAAGTGTTGCAAAAACAGGAATCGGAAGAAATTGAAGCAAGATTAAAAAACATAAACAATTCGGAATATTACAAGCTTACCAAGTTCAAAGATTTGCTAAAAACATTTTTGTATGAAACCAACAATCACATAAGAGCAAACGAAAAACAGGCCGATTCATTAGGGTTGGTACTTTATTTAAACACCCACTATAAACCCGAAGAAGCCTTAAACACCATTCAAATACTCGAAAATCTAAATAAAAAGAAAAAATACGACATCGATGTTTTTGAAAAATTAGGAGCCGATAGTATGGGAATTGACCAAAACACTATACTAAGTGAATCGAAAAAAGAAGGCTCTTGGATAGATTTGGATTCGCTAAAAACACATCCCGACTGCGAGGAGCGGTTTAATATTTTGGCCAGAAGGCTTAAATCTGATAGAAAATTTGACAACCAAATACCCAGCACCACGGCCGATGACAATTTTAGTCATTTTAAAAAGGAGATGAAATATTTCAAAATTCACTGCTATCTGCAATTTGACAGACTTGATTTGGCACTTTTAGAATGTTGGAATATGATGAAACATGGCGACAGTAACCTTTATCTGCAAAAAATGGAGAATTATATCATAGCCTCTTTTGCATACGCCCGCACAAAGCATAGAATCGGCACGGTTTGCTCCTACCCCAACGACTCCATGAGTTTGGCACAAAAGCAGCTTTCAAATATGCTATACGGAATGCGTTTTAAAGCCTTGATCGAAAATTTGAATGCCTATGCTGAATCAAAATATTATGAAAAATTCGATGATGAGATTTCTATTTATTCGGCAGCATTACTTGCCTATTGTTTGAAAGATGAAGGCCAACTCAAAATATGGCGAGACAAATATTTGGAGAACTTTTATAACCAAGTGCCAGAAAGATATAACACCATTAAGTATCTAATTTTATAA
- the typA gene encoding translational GTPase TypA has translation MQSIRNIAIIAHVDHGKTTLVDKIIQASKLLDDRKETGELILDNNDLERERGITILSKNVSVNYKGVKINIIDTPGHSDFGGEVERVLKMADGVLLLVDAFEGPMPQTRFVLSKAIELGLKPIVVINKVDKQNCRPEEVQHDVFELMFNLDATEDQLDFETLYGSSKHGWMNFDYKQPTDDIWPLMDTILKVIPEAPYREGSPQMQITSLDFSPFKGRIAIGRVFRGDLNVGKDYMLCKRDGVTKKVRIKELDVFEGLGKVPTESVRSGDICAIVGLDDFEIGDTLADIENPEALPRIKVDEPTMSMLFTINTSPFFGKEGKFVTSRHLRDRLEKETEKNLALRIQYTDSEDKFVVHGRGILHLSVLIETMRREGYELQVGKPQVITKEVDGETLEPYETLVIDVPEDYAGKAIELVTMRKGELQVMEPKGDLQHLEFDIPSRGIIGLRNNVLTATAGEAIMTHRLRGYDAIKGDIPTRLKGSLVSMEQGQVLAYAIDRVQDRGRFFVEPGEQIYKGQVVGEHTRNNDLDLNLIKGKKLTNIRASGTDEAAKIFPKVQFSLEEAMEYIKEDEYLEVTPQSLRMRKI, from the coding sequence ATGCAATCTATTAGAAACATTGCCATTATTGCCCACGTTGACCACGGAAAAACAACCTTAGTTGATAAAATTATTCAAGCCAGTAAATTGTTGGATGACCGAAAAGAAACTGGAGAATTAATCTTGGATAACAACGACTTGGAACGGGAGAGAGGCATTACCATCCTTTCTAAAAATGTTTCTGTTAACTATAAAGGAGTAAAAATTAATATCATTGATACTCCCGGTCACAGTGATTTTGGCGGCGAGGTAGAGCGTGTGCTAAAAATGGCCGATGGTGTGCTGTTGTTGGTAGATGCCTTTGAAGGCCCCATGCCTCAAACACGTTTTGTTCTCAGCAAAGCTATTGAGTTGGGGTTGAAGCCAATTGTTGTAATTAATAAAGTTGATAAGCAAAACTGCCGACCAGAAGAGGTGCAACACGATGTATTTGAGTTGATGTTTAACTTGGATGCCACCGAAGACCAGTTGGATTTTGAAACCCTTTATGGAAGCTCCAAACATGGCTGGATGAATTTTGACTACAAACAACCCACCGACGATATTTGGCCATTGATGGATACTATTTTAAAGGTAATTCCAGAGGCTCCTTATCGCGAGGGCTCTCCACAAATGCAAATTACTTCATTGGATTTTTCGCCATTTAAAGGTCGTATTGCCATTGGTCGTGTGTTTAGAGGCGATTTGAATGTGGGCAAAGATTACATGCTTTGCAAAAGAGATGGTGTTACCAAAAAAGTGAGAATAAAAGAATTAGACGTGTTTGAAGGTTTGGGCAAAGTCCCTACCGAATCGGTGAGAAGTGGCGATATCTGTGCCATTGTCGGTTTGGATGATTTCGAAATCGGCGATACACTTGCCGATATAGAAAACCCCGAAGCCTTGCCAAGAATTAAAGTGGACGAACCAACAATGAGTATGCTTTTTACCATCAACACCTCTCCTTTTTTTGGAAAAGAAGGCAAGTTTGTTACCTCACGCCATTTGCGTGATCGATTGGAAAAAGAAACAGAAAAGAACCTTGCCTTGCGTATTCAATATACTGACTCTGAAGACAAATTTGTGGTGCATGGTCGTGGCATCTTGCATCTTTCTGTTTTGATAGAAACCATGCGAAGAGAAGGGTATGAATTGCAAGTGGGAAAACCACAGGTTATAACCAAAGAGGTTGATGGTGAAACATTAGAACCCTACGAAACTCTTGTGATTGATGTGCCAGAGGACTATGCAGGGAAAGCTATCGAATTGGTTACCATGCGAAAAGGGGAACTACAAGTAATGGAGCCAAAAGGCGACTTACAACATTTGGAGTTTGACATTCCGTCGAGAGGGATTATTGGATTAAGAAACAACGTGCTGACCGCAACGGCAGGAGAGGCAATTATGACCCACCGTTTAAGGGGATATGATGCCATTAAAGGAGATATTCCTACCAGACTAAAAGGCTCGTTGGTAAGCATGGAGCAAGGTCAGGTATTGGCTTATGCCATTGACAGGGTGCAAGACAGAGGAAGATTTTTTGTAGAACCCGGCGAACAAATCTATAAAGGTCAGGTTGTGGGTGAGCATACCCGAAACAACGACTTGGATTTGAATCTAATTAAGGGTAAAAAATTGACGAACATCAGAGCGTCTGGTACTGATGAGGCTGCGAAGATATTTCCGAAGGTTCAGTTCTCTTTGGAAGAGGCTATGGAGTATATCAAAGAGGATGAGTATTTGGAAGTAACTCCGCAAAGTTTGCGAATGCGAAAAATATAG
- a CDS encoding VWA domain-containing protein, translated as MELDEILYSKIVKLLQKRKKKKEDSNPHIVYLSDIQPRLLFIARALTGSPIEIYPAEREGGYKNDDFFLPEKINLFSSVDQNVQFYFFRIFFLSIQYQLQLNLMKPTENEEITEKQTEQNAKPILEKMETDFPNVYSIYQGLLNQFILQNQSQTPELFWFYGKWMYNSPNTIKNPKTNHEKNNPLAQALSEEIKTIIKSKPVEEIKAIEIDKKAQEDYVLNHNFEKVETADEFSGSWRDFDGEDDLEDHADAINELSMRYVVRTDEQNKSIYQSDFRENVSIAEGDNTQSNETVLSYPEWDYKSKEYKPDFCKIYISKLMGADQSFYAKTLSEQQKTLTGLRKMLAAVNNKRRLQRRLQDGSQFDTDAVTDYFVDTFGKKDPSDKIYVSDRKKEKSLSIALLIDMSMSADSYADNNRIIDVERQVSILFGEILHEQSVDFAVYGFNSKTHNHSNFIIVKDFDDPWKKSVANFSYLEPTGYTRIGAAIRHCNQLLQARENQKKWMILLSDGKPNDFDRYEGKYGIEDIRKALHELNFNHIQHYALAIEANAKFYLPQMFGVNHFQILSSANQLVNAMVRLYEKIRV; from the coding sequence ATGGAGCTGGATGAAATTTTGTATTCCAAAATTGTTAAACTGCTTCAAAAGCGAAAAAAGAAGAAAGAAGATTCCAACCCGCACATTGTTTACCTTTCTGATATTCAACCACGATTGCTTTTTATTGCGAGGGCATTAACCGGTAGCCCCATAGAAATTTATCCGGCAGAAAGAGAAGGTGGATATAAAAATGATGATTTCTTTCTTCCCGAAAAAATCAACCTTTTTTCTTCTGTTGATCAAAACGTGCAGTTTTATTTTTTCCGTATTTTCTTTCTTTCTATTCAATACCAACTCCAATTAAACTTAATGAAACCAACAGAAAATGAGGAAATTACCGAAAAGCAAACCGAACAAAATGCCAAACCGATTTTGGAAAAAATGGAAACAGATTTTCCAAACGTTTACAGCATTTACCAAGGTTTGTTAAACCAATTTATACTTCAAAACCAATCGCAAACACCCGAATTGTTTTGGTTTTATGGCAAATGGATGTACAACTCCCCAAACACCATAAAAAACCCAAAAACAAACCATGAAAAAAATAATCCGTTGGCTCAGGCTCTTTCTGAAGAAATTAAAACAATAATTAAATCCAAGCCTGTTGAAGAAATTAAAGCCATTGAAATAGATAAAAAAGCACAAGAAGACTACGTTTTAAACCACAATTTTGAAAAGGTAGAAACGGCAGATGAGTTTAGCGGTTCGTGGCGAGATTTTGACGGAGAAGATGATTTGGAAGACCATGCCGATGCTATAAATGAGCTGAGTATGCGGTATGTGGTAAGAACAGATGAACAAAACAAAAGCATATACCAAAGTGATTTTAGAGAGAATGTGTCTATTGCCGAAGGCGATAATACACAAAGCAACGAAACGGTGCTTTCATACCCTGAATGGGACTACAAATCGAAAGAATATAAACCTGACTTTTGCAAAATATACATCAGCAAGCTGATGGGTGCAGACCAGAGTTTTTATGCAAAAACCCTTTCTGAACAGCAAAAAACGCTAACGGGTTTGAGAAAAATGTTGGCCGCTGTAAACAACAAGCGAAGGCTGCAAAGAAGATTGCAAGATGGCAGCCAGTTTGATACCGATGCCGTAACTGACTATTTTGTTGATACGTTCGGAAAAAAAGACCCCTCAGACAAAATCTATGTTTCGGATAGAAAAAAAGAAAAATCACTTTCCATTGCTTTATTAATTGATATGAGCATGTCTGCTGATAGCTATGCCGACAACAACCGCATTATTGATGTAGAACGTCAGGTTTCTATCTTATTTGGAGAAATATTGCACGAACAATCTGTTGACTTTGCGGTATATGGCTTCAATTCGAAAACGCACAACCACTCCAATTTTATCATTGTAAAAGATTTTGACGACCCATGGAAAAAATCGGTGGCAAACTTTAGCTATTTAGAACCTACCGGCTACACTAGAATAGGTGCTGCCATTAGGCATTGCAACCAACTGCTGCAGGCCCGAGAAAATCAGAAAAAGTGGATGATTTTGCTCTCCGACGGTAAACCAAATGATTTTGATAGATATGAAGGCAAATACGGCATTGAAGATATTAGGAAGGCTTTGCATGAACTTAATTTTAACCATATTCAACACTATGCTCTGGCCATCGAAGCCAACGCAAAATTCTACTTACCACAAATGTTTGGCGTTAATCACTTTCAGATACTCTCTTCTGCCAACCAGTTGGTAAATGCCATGGTAAGGCTGTATGAAAAAATAAGGGTGTAA
- a CDS encoding formylglycine-generating enzyme family protein yields the protein MKHITGGSYKPLYGKDSADIIVHDFLLDEHPVTNMQYKKFVMANPQWRRSAVKKIFADGNYLKTWDSDTSFPANIHPNAPVTNISWYAAEAYATSVGKRLPNIDEWEYVGMADETNYDARINKSYNEAILAWYEKPRTFGNEVAQNAQNKWEIYDMHGLVWEWIQDFNSVLMSGESRKDGATDRNLFCGSASLGASDLMNYAAFMRYAFRGSLKANYCIQNLGFRCAKDIKNKENE from the coding sequence ATGAAACACATTACCGGAGGAAGTTATAAACCCTTGTATGGCAAAGATTCGGCAGACATAATTGTACATGATTTTTTACTGGATGAACACCCCGTTACCAATATGCAGTATAAAAAATTCGTTATGGCAAATCCACAGTGGAGAAGATCGGCAGTAAAAAAGATTTTTGCAGACGGAAACTATCTAAAAACTTGGGATTCTGACACATCATTTCCTGCCAATATTCACCCCAATGCTCCGGTTACCAACATCAGTTGGTATGCTGCCGAAGCCTATGCAACATCTGTCGGAAAAAGATTGCCCAACATAGATGAATGGGAATATGTGGGTATGGCCGATGAAACAAACTACGATGCCCGTATAAACAAATCATACAACGAAGCAATACTGGCATGGTATGAAAAACCCCGAACTTTTGGCAATGAGGTGGCACAAAATGCTCAAAACAAATGGGAGATTTACGATATGCACGGATTGGTTTGGGAATGGATACAAGATTTTAATTCGGTATTGATGAGCGGAGAGTCGAGAAAAGATGGTGCCACCGACCGGAATTTGTTTTGCGGCAGTGCCTCGTTGGGTGCTTCCGACCTAATGAACTATGCCGCATTTATGCGATATGCTTTTAGGGGAAGTTTAAAAGCCAATTACTGCATTCAAAACTTGGGATTTAGATGTGCAAAAGACATTAAAAATAAAGAAAATGAATAA
- a CDS encoding SCO family protein: MNKYLVISALILLFVGCTSKNSENPNSITEESIFNLQSEWQNQNGETVKLTNYKGEVLVVVMIYTSCQSACPRLVADMRDIESKIPEKYLDGVKLILVSIDPETDTPERLKEFASTNQMSDPHWVFLRSNIVSTQEFANVLAVKYKQISPKDFSHSNIISVFDRGGNLVHQQEGLGVNNENTVNTIINTLKTK, from the coding sequence ATGAATAAATACCTTGTTATATCTGCACTCATACTGCTGTTTGTGGGTTGCACGTCAAAAAACAGCGAAAACCCAAACTCCATAACCGAAGAATCCATTTTTAACTTGCAATCAGAATGGCAAAACCAAAATGGTGAGACGGTAAAATTGACAAACTACAAGGGCGAAGTTTTGGTGGTGGTAATGATTTATACCTCTTGCCAATCGGCCTGCCCTCGCTTGGTGGCCGATATGCGGGATATAGAGTCAAAAATACCTGAGAAATATTTAGATGGGGTAAAGCTAATTTTAGTAAGTATCGACCCCGAAACCGACACTCCCGAACGCCTCAAAGAATTTGCATCTACCAACCAAATGAGCGACCCTCATTGGGTTTTTTTAAGGAGCAACATTGTTTCTACACAAGAATTTGCCAATGTTTTGGCTGTAAAATACAAACAAATTTCCCCGAAGGATTTTTCACATTCCAATATTATCAGTGTTTTTGATCGGGGAGGAAATCTGGTTCATCAACAGGAAGGACTGGGTGTAAATAATGAAAACACGGTTAACACAATTATCAACACTTTAAAAACAAAATAG